A part of Brassica rapa cultivar Chiifu-401-42 chromosome A05, CAAS_Brap_v3.01, whole genome shotgun sequence genomic DNA contains:
- the LOC117134359 gene encoding uncharacterized protein LOC117134359 has product MEDDSQARDKGLEMKKDIRWSDDAKKNNMAIALIFQSVPEALILQIGEHDTSNKIWKAIKSCNLGADRVREARLQTLMSEFDKLKMEDTDTVDDYVGKLSDLASRAAVLGEIMEASKLVKKFPKGLPRTKFIHIVASLEQVLDLNSTGFEDIVGRLKSFEERIKEETQDEDQSKLIFVKNDAQGRGSHSNSRGTGRGRGYGGRGRGRGRSNGSDGHNKGGEASDKTKKDYSKVKCWRCDKMGHFVSHCPTRPREEANLTETQEADALYMHDVVFLNEERVFPKSNHMTCKREFFSNLDESIKGKVKFGDGSNVKIVGKGSITFIGKTGERRALKDIYYIPSLKHNIISLGQAT; this is encoded by the exons ATGGAAGACGATTCTCAAGCACGTGATAAAGGTCTTGAGATGAAGAAGGACATACGAT GGAGTGATGATGCAAAGAAGAACAATATGGCGATTGCTCTGATCTTTCAATCAGTCCCGGAAGCGCTAATACTTCAGATAGGAGAACATGATACATCGAATAAGATTTGGAAAGCTATCAAATCCTGTAACCTAGGTGCTGATCGCGTGAGAGAAGCGAGGTTACAGACTTTGATGTCTGAGTTCGACAAACTGAAGATGGAAGACACAGACACGGTGGATGACTACGTAGGAAAACTTTCAGACTTAGCATCGAGAGCAGCCGTGTTAGGAGAGATAATGGAAGCATCAAAGCTGGTAAAGAAGTTTCCGAAGGGACTTCCAAGAACGAAGTTCATTCACATCGTAGCTTCGTTAGAACAAGTGCTGGATCTAAATTCAACAGGGTTCGAAGACATTGTTGGGAGATTGAAGTCTTTCGAAGAACGCATCAAAGAAGAAACCCAAGATGAAGATCAATCGAAGCTAATATTTGTAAAGAATGATGCACAAGGTCGTGGAAGCCATAGCAACTCGCGAGGAACAGGCAGAGGTAGAGGCTATggtggaagaggaagaggacgagGAAGGTCTAATGGTTCTGATGGTCATAACAAAGGAGGAGAAGCTTCAGACAAGACCAAGAAGGACTACTCCAAGGTTAAATGCTGGAGATGCGACAAGATGGGGCACTTCGTGTCACATTGTCCTACACGACCAAGAGAAGAAGCTAACCTAACGGAAACACAAGAAGCAGATGCATTATATATGCATGATGTAGTATTCCTCAACGAAGAGAGAGTGTTTCCTAAGAG TAACCATATGACATGCAAGAGAGAGTTCTTCTCAAACCTAGATGAGAGCATCAAAGGCAAAGTCAAATTCGGTGATGGATCAAACGTCAAGATTGTTGGGAAAGGTTCGATCACGTTCATCGGAAAAACAGGGGAGAGAAGAGCACTCAAAGATATCTACTACATCCCAAGTCTTAAACACAATATCATAAGTCTTGGACAAGCAACCTAG